Proteins from a genomic interval of Spea bombifrons isolate aSpeBom1 chromosome 4, aSpeBom1.2.pri, whole genome shotgun sequence:
- the TMEM168 gene encoding transmembrane protein 168, translated as MCRSLRYCVSHCLHAAMTKLEEANKEVNMHSSVRYLGYFARISLLVAICMGLYVRWEQTADTLILVIFILGLFILGIASILYYYFSMEAASVSLSNLWFGFLLGLLCFIDDSKFRHDVKEEATKYLLVSSIGIRTLCALVERICGCVRHRPTFLTSAEFLELVGFAIASTIMLLEKSISIILLVAAFALLIIDLRMKTFLAIPNLVTFAVLAPVLFFPSLQIPVNPYALSCFFCCIVSEPLLDVYFSGLSVTERWKPYLYRRNICRRLSVVLIGIIEFIFFVLAALKLSDLQLWYFVIPGFSIFGIFWLICHIIFVITLWGFHTKLNDCHKVYYTHRPDHNSLDRVMASKGMRHFCLISERLVFFSLLATAVLGAVSWQPSNGIFMSVFLIVLPLESMAHGLFHELGSCLGGTCVGYAVVIPTNFCSPNGQPLLLPPEHVQELNMRSTGMLNGIQRFFASHMIETYGCDYSTSGLNFDTLHSKIKSFLELRTSDGPRHDTYIIYYSGHSHGTGEWALAGGETLRFETLLEWWREKNSAFCSRLIIVLDTESSQPWVKEVRKVNDQYIAVQGAELARVVDIEEADPPQLGDFTKEWVEYNCNPDNNISWSEKGRTVKAIYGVSKRWSDYTLHLPTGNDVTKHWIIYFPRITYPLVHLANWCGALNMFWLCKVCYNCLKRLKMNWFLPAVLDTGQGFKLVKS; from the exons ATGTGTAGGTCACTTCGTTACTGCGTTAGTCACTGTTTGCACGCAGcgatgacaaaactagaagaGGCAAATAAAGAAGTCAACATGCATTCATCAGTCAGATACCTGGGCTATTTCGCAAGGATAAGTTTGCTAGTCGCTATATGCATGGGCCTTTATGTTAGATGGGAGCAGACCGCGGATACCCTGATATTAGTAATATTCATATTAGGCCTCTTCATCCTTGGAATTGCAAGCATCTTGTACTATTATTTTTCAATGGAAGCCGCCAGCGTAAGCCTTTCCAATCTCTGGTTCGGATTCCTACTTGGTCTCCTTTGCTTTATTGATGATTCCAAGTTCCGGCATGATGTAAAGGAAGAAGCCACCAAATACTTGCTCGTTTCCTCCATAGGTATAAGAACTTTGTGTGCTCTGGTGGAGCGAATTTGTGGCTGTGTTAGACATCGTCCCACTTTTCTGACCTCTGCTGAGTTTCTGGAGCTCGTTGGCTTTGCGATCGCCAGCACTATCATGCTGTTAGAAAAATCCATAAGCATCATCTTGCTAGTAGCTGCGTTTGCCTTGTTAATTATTGATTTGCGGATGAAGACCTTCCTCGCTATTCCGAACTTGGTGACTTTTGCAGTCCTGGCACCTGTGCTGTTTTTCCCGTCGTTGCAGATTCCTGTGAACCCGTATGCCTTGTCTTGTTTCTTTTGTTGCATTGTAAGCGAGCCGCTCCTTGATGTCTACTTCAGTGGGCTCTCTGTTACAGAACGATGGAAGCCATATCTGTACCGGAGAAATATTTGCAGGAGGCTTTCAGTTGTCTTAATTGGGATCATcgagtttatcttttttgtgctTGCTGCCTTAAAATTAAGTGACCTACAGCTCTGGTATTTTGTTATTCCTGGCTTTTccatttttggcattttttggtTGATCTGTCATATCATATTTGTAATTACCCTGTGGGGCTTCCATACAAAACTAAATGATTGTCACAAAGTATACTACACCCACAGACCAGATCACAACAGCCTGGACAGAGTTATGGCTTCAAAAGGAATGCGTCATTTTTGCCTAATTTCTGAGCGTTTGGTCTTCTTCAGTCTGCTTGCGACAGCAGTTCTTGGTGCTGTATCTTGGCAG CCATCTAATGGGATCTTCATGAGCGTGTTCCTGATTGTATTACCCTTGGAGTCCATGGCGCATGGTCTTTTCCATGAATTGGGTAGTTGTCTGGGAGGGACCTGTGTTGGATATGCAGTTGTGATACCCACAAACTTCTGCag TCCCAATGGACAGCCTTTGCTTCTTCCACCAGAACATGTACAGGAACTGAACATGCGGTCAACGGGGATGTTAAATGGTATCCAGCGATTCTTTGCCTCTCACATGATTGAAACCTATGGGTGTGACTACTCTACAAGTGGACTTAATTTTGACACTCTGCATTCAAAAATTAAATCTTTCCTGGAGCTAAGAACGTCTGACGGTCCCAGACACGATACGTACATCATATATTACAGTGGACATTCCCATGGCACTGGGGAGTGGGCATTAGCAG GTGGTGAGACGTTGCGTTTTGAAACTCTGTTGGAATGGTGGCGAGAGAAAAATAGTGCCTTTTGCTCAAGACTTATAATCGTACTTGACACGGAGAGTTCCCAGCCATGGGTTAAGGAAGTCAGAAAAGTTAACGATCAGTACATTGCTGTCCAAGGGGCTGAACTGGCGAGGGTAGTAGATATCGAAGAAGCAGATCCTCCACAGCTGGGTGATTTCACCAAGGAATGGGTGGAGTACAACTGCAACCCTGACAATAACATCAGCTGGTCTGAGAAAGGACGTACCGTGAAGGCAATATATGGTGTGTCGAAACGCTGGAGTGACTATACACTGCATTTACCAACTGGGAACGATGTCACCAAACATTGGATAATCTATTTCCCTCGCATTACTTACCCACTTGTTCATTTAGCCAATTGGTGCGGTGCTCTTAACATGTTCTGGCTCTGCAAAGTTTGCTACAATTGcctcaaaaggttaaaaatgaattgGTTTCTCCCAGCGGTGCTTGATACTGGCCAAGGCTTTAAACTAGTAAAATCCTAA